Proteins found in one Paenibacillus borealis genomic segment:
- a CDS encoding carbohydrate ABC transporter permease has protein sequence MSGSSKSKQSLILLAFVFPALLFYAVFMLAPAFGGAWYSFTDWNGLNPAYHLVGFSNYIEALTDDAFFTDSVWFTLKFVIFMVVLQNVLAVLLAVLIESRRRSKAWFRTIFFMPNMISMIIGGFMWLFIFTKALPYIAEHAGLPFLDQSWIGDPKYSFLAIVIVSLWGGVGYLMVIYIAALQGVPGALKEAAAIDGANSWQTFRSITLPMVYPAVTIGIFVTLNSSFKAFDAVFALTGGGPGRATQVLALNIFEEAFKMSGRYGYASAKAMILFLVVLVITLIQLSIMKRREVEA, from the coding sequence ATGAGTGGAAGCAGTAAAAGCAAACAGTCGCTCATTCTGCTGGCCTTCGTGTTTCCCGCCCTGCTGTTCTACGCCGTATTCATGCTTGCTCCCGCCTTCGGCGGGGCATGGTACAGCTTCACGGACTGGAACGGATTGAATCCCGCCTACCATCTGGTGGGATTCTCCAATTACATCGAAGCGCTGACGGATGATGCTTTTTTCACCGATTCAGTCTGGTTTACTTTGAAATTTGTAATCTTTATGGTCGTGCTGCAGAATGTGCTGGCCGTCCTGCTGGCGGTGCTGATCGAATCACGCCGCCGCAGCAAGGCCTGGTTCCGAACGATCTTCTTCATGCCCAACATGATCAGCATGATTATCGGCGGCTTCATGTGGCTGTTCATCTTCACCAAGGCGCTGCCTTATATCGCTGAACATGCGGGACTTCCTTTTCTGGACCAGTCCTGGATCGGCGATCCGAAATACTCTTTTCTGGCGATTGTCATTGTCTCCCTGTGGGGAGGCGTAGGCTATCTGATGGTGATCTATATTGCGGCGCTGCAAGGGGTGCCGGGTGCACTCAAGGAGGCGGCTGCAATCGACGGTGCGAACAGCTGGCAGACCTTCCGCAGCATTACTCTGCCTATGGTCTATCCTGCTGTAACGATTGGTATCTTCGTGACGCTGAACAGCTCGTTCAAGGCTTTTGATGCCGTGTTCGCACTCACCGGGGGCGGACCGGGAAGAGCGACGCAGGTGCTGGCGCTGAATATTTTTGAGGAAGCGTTCAAGATGAGCGGCCGCTACGGCTACGCCAGTGCCAAGGCGATGATCCTGTTCCTGGTGGTCCTGGTGATCACGCTGATTCAGCTGAGCATCATGAAACGAAGAGAGGTGGAGGCATGA
- a CDS encoding ABC transporter substrate-binding protein, translating to MKKALNTAMTMMLVLGIVSGCSSGSNGNTPSESASSKPAESAAAAATEGPARQVELKVFMSFPRFKDQFDKYFEQFKAKELADKNIDVTVKLEMPNPDQAKQILETRMASNDAPDVFTLHAIADVPRYYKAGYLSDLSDQDFVPKLYDSVRQTVTYDDKVVALPLESLSWGYLYNKQIFSELGIQPPQTLEEMKAAIDKLNGAGIKPFELSFQESWIPQLMMALSLGGIVSSEHPDWVEKMNKGEASYADVKDVFNIIDLIMESGTDKPFEVGSAAGSTDFASGKAAMWVQGPWQAESILKANPDMEFGVAPLPVSNDPAATQINLATSTSLAVSPNSKNKDVALDLVNYVLDDQDSSALFEELKFNPVAKQHTYNTYPWVTEASSYVSEGKAYLDLSLPNGVTDETAKLLQSYYTKGVTQEEFIKTLDKTWANAVKAGN from the coding sequence ATGAAGAAAGCGCTTAATACAGCAATGACAATGATGCTTGTCCTGGGGATTGTATCGGGGTGCAGCTCCGGTTCAAATGGAAATACGCCAAGTGAGAGTGCAAGCAGTAAGCCTGCGGAAAGTGCGGCAGCAGCAGCGACTGAAGGCCCGGCTCGGCAAGTTGAGCTGAAGGTATTCATGAGCTTCCCGCGCTTCAAGGATCAGTTCGATAAGTATTTCGAGCAATTCAAGGCCAAGGAGCTGGCGGACAAAAATATTGATGTCACCGTGAAGCTGGAGATGCCGAATCCGGATCAGGCGAAGCAGATTCTGGAGACCCGGATGGCCTCAAATGATGCGCCGGATGTATTCACCCTCCATGCGATTGCGGATGTGCCCCGGTATTACAAGGCAGGTTATCTGAGTGATCTGTCGGATCAGGACTTTGTACCGAAGCTGTACGACAGTGTGCGGCAGACCGTCACCTATGATGATAAAGTTGTAGCCCTGCCGCTGGAGAGCCTGTCCTGGGGGTATCTGTACAACAAGCAGATCTTCAGCGAGCTCGGCATTCAGCCGCCGCAGACGCTGGAAGAGATGAAGGCGGCGATTGACAAGCTGAATGGGGCCGGGATTAAGCCGTTTGAGCTGAGCTTCCAGGAATCCTGGATTCCGCAGCTGATGATGGCCTTGTCTCTTGGAGGCATCGTATCCTCTGAGCACCCGGACTGGGTGGAGAAGATGAACAAAGGTGAAGCCTCTTATGCCGATGTGAAGGATGTCTTCAACATTATTGATCTGATTATGGAGAGCGGCACGGATAAGCCGTTTGAGGTGGGCAGTGCGGCAGGCTCTACAGATTTTGCGAGCGGCAAAGCGGCGATGTGGGTACAGGGACCGTGGCAGGCTGAGTCCATACTCAAAGCCAATCCTGATATGGAATTTGGTGTGGCTCCGCTGCCTGTTAGCAACGATCCCGCGGCTACACAGATCAATCTGGCGACCTCGACATCTCTGGCAGTATCCCCTAACAGCAAGAACAAGGATGTGGCGCTGGATCTGGTGAATTATGTGCTCGACGATCAGGATTCTTCGGCGCTGTTCGAGGAGCTGAAATTTAATCCGGTCGCGAAGCAGCACACCTACAATACCTATCCTTGGGTGACCGAGGCCAGCTCTTATGTCTCCGAAGGCAAGGCTTATCTGGATCTGTCACTCCCGAACGGCGTAACCGATGAGACAGCCAAGCTGCTGCAGAGCTATTACACCAAGGGGGTAACCCAGGAGGAATTCATTAAGACGCTCGACAAGACCTGGGCTAATGCGGTAAAAGCAGGCAATTAA
- a CDS encoding response regulator transcription factor produces MLKVLIIDDEPWSRQVVKSLGAWEEHGMQVIGEAEDGIEGLELVEELHPEIVITDMRMPGLDGVELLERLKRQYPEVQIIVMSGYDDFVYLKQAIRSKAVEYLLKPVDRAELNNVLSECAKERERQRLTGSPLMLMDQPLMEHYLAYRQRIYEQLLALNKQAAREELEKLARELERSVPQHQLEAMIERTARDLLLLAGEAGKTSGGLAAADADTPDKLWPSFQAMAAGLGDHFSEIINLILEQRRNRIRLDLAEVEDYIGGHFQEPLSLEGIAAHFLVTKEHLSRAFKAATGETVLDRVTRLRMEKARELIAVRDMPIKDAAGLCGYEDLAYFYRVFKKHFGITPGELRNEK; encoded by the coding sequence ATGCTTAAGGTTCTGATTATTGATGATGAGCCCTGGTCCAGACAGGTCGTGAAATCGCTCGGCGCCTGGGAAGAACACGGAATGCAGGTAATCGGCGAAGCGGAGGACGGAATCGAAGGACTTGAGCTGGTGGAGGAGCTTCATCCCGAGATTGTAATTACCGATATGCGGATGCCCGGACTGGACGGGGTCGAGCTGCTGGAAAGGCTGAAGCGGCAGTATCCGGAGGTGCAGATTATTGTGATGAGCGGGTATGACGACTTCGTCTATCTGAAGCAGGCGATCCGCTCGAAGGCGGTGGAATATCTGCTGAAGCCGGTGGACCGGGCGGAGCTGAATAACGTTCTCTCCGAGTGCGCGAAGGAGCGGGAACGGCAGCGCCTAACCGGATCGCCGCTGATGCTCATGGATCAACCGCTGATGGAGCATTATCTCGCCTACCGCCAGCGGATCTATGAGCAGCTGCTGGCGCTGAACAAACAGGCGGCGAGGGAAGAGCTGGAGAAGCTGGCCCGGGAGCTGGAGCGTTCAGTGCCGCAGCATCAGCTGGAAGCGATGATTGAACGGACAGCCCGTGATCTGCTGCTGCTTGCCGGAGAAGCCGGGAAGACAAGCGGGGGATTAGCGGCGGCGGATGCGGATACGCCGGACAAGCTGTGGCCGTCGTTCCAGGCGATGGCGGCGGGGCTGGGTGATCACTTCTCGGAGATCATCAACCTGATTCTGGAGCAGCGCAGGAACCGCATCAGGCTGGATCTGGCGGAGGTAGAGGATTATATCGGCGGCCACTTTCAGGAGCCGCTGTCTCTGGAAGGCATTGCCGCGCATTTCCTGGTCACCAAGGAGCATCTGAGCCGCGCCTTCAAGGCTGCAACGGGAGAGACAGTACTCGACCGGGTCACGCGCCTGCGCATGGAGAAGGCGAGAGAGCTGATTGCCGTTCGTGACATGCCGATCAAGGATGCTGCCGGACTCTGCGGTTATGAGGATCTGGCGTACTTTTACCGTGTCTTCAAGAAACACTTCGGCATTACCCCCGGCGAGCTGCGGAATGAGAAATGA
- a CDS encoding sensor histidine kinase has translation MMKRTSLRVRLLVIMICLTTLPVLTVTTIATYNTRQSVEKEIINANDSRMQWADQYLDELIEQLDTLFYTLQINPQLMAGLTGTDSPDISVQYRSLNNIREAITSQFYTNSRKVDELTLYMHDQFKSISVDFVNSGSVSPLDIHEGPWSRLSRGPVNMYFKQNGSGIYAYHGINRFEDHRLLGGIGVRINTEVWEEVSHILQSEDESSVFLLNDEGELLSGSTISESSSDIGRRLQELAVSDQELEFRQQGGYFFFMKKVADGQLTVVKAIPLSTVARSARPTIAAGFLTGGLFMIASILLSILFSLRITRPIVSLAVSMRKAHVSNFEQHSVQSRDEIGLLERGYNSMMERIRELIEVEYRQEIEVKNAQLLALQAQINPHFLNNTLQLIGGMALSRNADDIYNITRVIGDLLRYSISNEGGLVKLEEELKHVRNYVFIQENRFLGRCTVVIEADEFSRASLLPRFTLQPLVENAFEHGLQPQRGHWKLLIRIRTVGSRTVFMVKDEGVGMTPERLEEIRAALRGNVTMLADPAAAEHPRRRKGIGLHNVHSRLVLQFGEKYGMKIYSKAGAGTLVVIQWPAAAEGEERNA, from the coding sequence ATGATGAAGCGGACAAGTCTCCGGGTCCGGCTCCTGGTCATCATGATTTGCCTGACCACATTGCCGGTCCTCACTGTCACCACCATTGCCACCTACAATACGAGGCAATCCGTGGAGAAGGAAATAATCAATGCGAATGACTCCCGGATGCAGTGGGCGGACCAGTATCTGGATGAGCTGATTGAACAGCTGGATACCCTGTTCTATACCCTGCAGATTAACCCGCAGCTTATGGCGGGGCTAACGGGTACGGACAGCCCGGACATTAGTGTCCAGTACCGTTCGCTGAACAATATCCGCGAAGCCATAACCTCGCAGTTCTATACGAACTCCCGGAAGGTAGACGAGCTGACACTGTATATGCATGACCAATTTAAATCGATTTCCGTTGACTTCGTGAATAGTGGAAGCGTTTCCCCGCTGGATATACACGAGGGCCCCTGGAGCCGGCTGTCGCGCGGGCCGGTCAATATGTATTTCAAGCAGAACGGCAGCGGCATCTATGCCTATCACGGCATTAACCGGTTCGAGGATCACCGGCTGCTCGGAGGTATAGGTGTGCGGATCAACACAGAGGTGTGGGAAGAGGTCAGCCATATTCTCCAGTCGGAAGACGAGAGCTCGGTCTTCCTGCTGAATGATGAGGGGGAGCTGCTCTCCGGCTCGACGATTTCCGAGAGCTCCAGTGACATCGGCAGGCGGCTGCAGGAACTTGCCGTCTCTGATCAAGAACTGGAATTCCGGCAGCAGGGCGGCTACTTCTTCTTCATGAAGAAGGTGGCAGACGGCCAGCTTACCGTTGTGAAGGCCATCCCCTTGTCCACTGTTGCCAGAAGCGCACGGCCTACGATTGCTGCCGGCTTTCTGACCGGCGGACTCTTCATGATCGCCTCCATTTTGCTGTCCATCCTGTTCTCCCTGCGGATTACCCGTCCGATTGTCAGCCTGGCGGTGTCAATGCGCAAGGCGCATGTCAGCAATTTCGAGCAGCACTCCGTGCAGAGCCGCGATGAGATCGGGCTGCTGGAGCGCGGCTATAACTCAATGATGGAACGGATCCGGGAGCTGATTGAAGTCGAGTACCGCCAGGAGATTGAGGTTAAGAATGCCCAGCTGCTCGCCTTGCAGGCCCAGATCAATCCGCATTTCCTGAACAATACGCTTCAGCTGATCGGGGGAATGGCCTTGTCGAGGAATGCCGATGATATTTATAACATCACCCGGGTGATTGGCGATCTGCTGCGTTATTCCATCAGCAATGAAGGCGGCCTGGTGAAGCTGGAGGAAGAGCTTAAGCATGTGCGCAATTATGTGTTCATTCAGGAGAACCGCTTCCTGGGGCGCTGTACGGTAGTGATTGAGGCAGATGAGTTCTCGCGCGCCAGCCTGCTGCCGCGCTTCACGCTGCAGCCGCTGGTGGAGAATGCTTTTGAGCATGGCCTGCAGCCGCAGCGCGGTCACTGGAAGCTCCTGATCCGGATCAGGACGGTCGGCAGCCGCACCGTGTTCATGGTTAAGGATGAAGGTGTCGGCATGACGCCGGAGCGGCTGGAGGAGATCCGGGCAGCACTCAGGGGCAATGTTACGATGCTGGCTGATCCCGCTGCGGCGGAGCATCCCCGGCGGAGAAAGGGCATCGGCCTGCACAATGTCCATTCGCGCCTGGTGCTGCAATTCGGAGAGAAATATGGAATGAAAATATACAGCAAGGCCGGAGCGGGAACACTGGTTGTCATCCAGTGGCCCGCGGCCGCAGAGGGGGAAGAGCGGAATGCTTAA